Proteins co-encoded in one Rudaeicoccus suwonensis genomic window:
- a CDS encoding glycosyltransferase family 2 protein → MTSGATTDLPSVVIAIPTFHRPERLAPLLAEVRRQAEAVRHLVADGTSPQILVVDNDAEGSARDAVTQADVPGVQYVVEPIPGIAAARNRAIDEGCDHRLLAFIDDDEMPCERWLSSLIATWSDTGAAAVSGYVIPDYEQTPDPWIVAGGFFVRAHEPTGTLRTVAPANNLMLDLQQLRAVGLRFEDPFGLAGGEDTLLTRRMSAAGLRIVWCEESVVADLVPAARARRSWVLKRALSHGNTSSLVERELAGNPRKRRAVSARLVAGGSARVGAGSAKALAGTVVRSQQLQARGLRLAFRGAGMTVGALGVVVEEYARGTGRRRRTPAALLSSARSGR, encoded by the coding sequence GTGACTTCCGGCGCGACCACCGATCTTCCCTCGGTCGTCATCGCCATACCGACATTCCACCGCCCTGAGCGTCTCGCCCCGTTGCTGGCCGAGGTGCGGCGTCAGGCGGAGGCGGTGCGGCATCTGGTGGCTGACGGGACCTCCCCGCAGATCCTCGTCGTCGACAACGATGCCGAAGGCAGCGCCCGTGACGCCGTCACGCAGGCCGACGTCCCCGGAGTGCAGTATGTCGTCGAGCCGATCCCCGGCATCGCGGCCGCGCGCAACCGTGCCATCGACGAAGGCTGCGACCATCGGTTGCTGGCTTTCATCGACGACGACGAAATGCCTTGTGAAAGATGGCTTTCCAGTCTCATCGCGACGTGGTCGGACACGGGCGCGGCAGCGGTGAGCGGCTACGTCATACCCGACTATGAGCAGACTCCGGACCCCTGGATCGTCGCGGGCGGTTTCTTCGTGCGGGCGCACGAGCCCACCGGCACGCTGCGGACCGTCGCTCCTGCCAACAATCTGATGCTCGACCTGCAGCAATTGCGTGCGGTCGGGTTGCGATTCGAGGACCCGTTCGGGCTGGCCGGCGGCGAGGACACGCTGCTCACCCGGCGGATGTCGGCAGCCGGACTGCGCATCGTCTGGTGTGAGGAGTCCGTGGTCGCCGACCTGGTGCCCGCGGCACGCGCACGGCGCAGTTGGGTCCTCAAACGGGCTCTCAGCCATGGCAACACCAGCAGCCTCGTCGAGCGCGAACTCGCCGGCAATCCGCGGAAGCGGCGGGCCGTCAGCGCACGACTCGTCGCCGGTGGCTCCGCCCGGGTCGGCGCCGGTTCGGCGAAAGCCCTGGCGGGCACCGTCGTGCGCTCACAGCAGTTGCAAGCCCGTGGCCTGAGGCTCGCGTTCCGTGGCGCTGGCATGACTGTGGGCGCTCTCGGCGTCGTCGTCGAGGAGTACGCGCGTGGCACCGGGCGCCGCCGACGTACCCCTGCAGCGCTGCTGTCATCGGCTAGGAGCGGTCGGTGA
- a CDS encoding polysaccharide biosynthesis tyrosine autokinase, with amino-acid sequence MQLLNYLAVLRKRWISVVVFTVLGVAIALGSSLAATPQYTAKAVVYFSLPFGTTAADLSAGSTFAQQQVQSYAELARMPEVLNPVIEQYKLPISSRQLAGQVGTTVTSGTVLLTITVTDPSAPKATELANAIASSLGQRVGSLSPKDTGGGNTVDSTVVATASQPSSPSSPKTTRNVLAGLLGGLLLGIVAAFVREFTDTRISSAKDIEALTDRPLLSQVAKSSKKSDGPLAVTDSGDVAASEAFRRLRTNLNFLKVQRQASVIAVTSALAGEGKSTVAGNLAVSLGRAGHTVLLVDADLRRPSVDKFVGIDSAVGLTNVLIGQIDFDEAVHTWNSVGIDVLPVGPIPPNPAEMLESTAMAQLLEKCRQDYEFVIVDTAPLVPVADTSALASAVAGFVIVARVGAVTTAQFSTALGNLSQVGARVLGVVLNGVKVSGGTYGYGVTPSDGDAPLTRRARLAGTRDRGDSVPETSSDKSSDQTDDSDVSHSVSRSAEPARAGFGPSAD; translated from the coding sequence ATGCAACTGCTCAACTATCTCGCCGTGCTGCGCAAGCGGTGGATATCCGTCGTGGTGTTCACTGTGCTCGGCGTTGCCATCGCTCTGGGCAGCTCGCTTGCGGCGACCCCGCAGTACACCGCCAAGGCGGTCGTCTACTTCTCGCTGCCGTTCGGCACGACAGCCGCCGACCTGTCGGCCGGTTCGACGTTCGCCCAGCAGCAGGTGCAGTCGTACGCCGAGTTGGCACGTATGCCGGAGGTCCTCAACCCGGTCATCGAGCAATACAAACTGCCGATCTCCTCGCGCCAGCTGGCCGGCCAGGTCGGCACCACGGTCACCTCCGGGACCGTGCTGCTGACGATCACCGTCACCGATCCCTCGGCGCCGAAGGCCACCGAGCTGGCGAACGCCATCGCCTCCAGCCTCGGCCAGCGGGTCGGCTCGCTGTCGCCGAAAGACACCGGCGGCGGCAACACCGTCGACTCGACGGTGGTCGCGACCGCTTCGCAGCCCTCCTCGCCGTCGTCGCCGAAGACGACCCGCAATGTGCTCGCCGGCCTCCTCGGCGGTCTGCTGCTCGGCATCGTCGCTGCCTTCGTGCGCGAGTTCACCGACACCCGCATCAGTTCCGCGAAGGACATCGAGGCGCTCACCGACCGGCCGCTGCTCAGCCAGGTCGCCAAGTCCTCCAAGAAGTCGGACGGACCGCTGGCGGTCACCGACAGCGGTGACGTCGCGGCCAGTGAAGCGTTCCGGCGGCTGCGCACCAACCTCAACTTCCTGAAAGTTCAGCGTCAGGCCTCGGTCATCGCCGTGACCTCCGCGCTCGCCGGCGAGGGCAAGTCGACGGTCGCCGGCAACCTCGCCGTCTCTCTCGGTCGGGCCGGCCACACCGTCCTGCTCGTCGACGCGGACCTTCGGCGCCCGTCCGTCGACAAGTTCGTCGGCATCGACTCCGCAGTGGGTCTCACCAATGTCCTCATCGGCCAGATCGACTTCGACGAGGCGGTCCACACGTGGAACTCGGTGGGCATCGACGTACTGCCGGTCGGCCCCATTCCGCCGAACCCGGCGGAGATGCTGGAGTCGACCGCAATGGCCCAGCTGCTCGAAAAGTGCCGTCAGGACTACGAGTTCGTCATCGTCGACACCGCTCCGTTGGTGCCGGTCGCCGACACCTCCGCGCTCGCGTCCGCCGTCGCCGGCTTCGTGATCGTCGCTCGTGTCGGCGCCGTCACCACCGCCCAGTTCTCCACCGCGCTGGGCAACCTTTCGCAGGTGGGTGCCCGGGTGCTCGGGGTGGTGCTCAACGGCGTCAAGGTTTCCGGGGGCACCTACGGGTATGGCGTGACGCCCTCCGACGGCGATGCCCCGCTGACTCGCCGTGCCCGCCTTGCCGGCACTCGTGACAGGGGTGACTCGGTGCCCGAAACCTCCTCCGATAAATCGTCCGACCAGACCGACGACAGTGACGTCAGCCACTCCGTCTCGCGCTCTGCCGAACCCGCTCGCGCGGGCTTCGGCCCCTCCGCCGACTGA
- a CDS encoding lipopolysaccharide biosynthesis protein: protein MGEQPSIVSDGQAVADLVSDSSMGAVDADANAGEDAPTASDDNQPVWRTVGRSAILRALVLPVSAILGIIITRVIIGNYGPGAFAQYGLLVGIGAMLPFTDLGISAAVVNALAAAPSDTKQEHVYRTLVAAIRVLVASAVVLLALTVALSVTGAWPTLLGAGLDPKHGSLAAGLCLGLIAVAVPVGIGQRALVGLGKNHVSIILQGLQSPMVLAALLLAIWVGIDAGPYVAAVAYAATFVLAIVSTVIVARMLPGNFGRATRDAPRIRSVHGEKVFDQAWPMLVQLVAMPIALQTDRLIISHVNTVSDLASYNLASQMFTPVAQVASAAAYALWPMFVRARTSDGPPPVSPQKTAWQFCGAATAMCLLICAVSGWLANLASGGKISLSLLLIAVFSVLMILQAAKNPLGMYMTDAPGLRFQAYMVMLMLPVNLVISWVLAKPWGPAGPVMGSIVGVLLFQVLANAIYVRRDLRRRFA, encoded by the coding sequence ATGGGCGAACAGCCATCGATCGTGTCCGACGGACAAGCCGTGGCCGACCTCGTGAGCGATTCTTCGATGGGGGCGGTCGACGCAGACGCGAACGCGGGGGAGGATGCGCCGACGGCGTCCGACGACAACCAACCGGTATGGCGCACGGTGGGTCGCAGCGCGATCCTGCGGGCGCTGGTGCTCCCGGTCAGCGCCATCCTCGGCATCATCATCACCCGCGTCATCATCGGCAATTACGGCCCGGGCGCCTTCGCGCAGTACGGCCTGCTTGTCGGTATCGGTGCCATGCTGCCGTTCACCGATCTCGGTATCTCCGCCGCGGTGGTCAATGCGCTCGCTGCCGCACCCAGCGACACCAAGCAGGAACACGTCTATCGCACCCTCGTCGCAGCCATCCGGGTGCTCGTCGCGTCGGCGGTGGTGCTGCTGGCGCTGACGGTGGCTCTCAGCGTCACCGGCGCGTGGCCGACGCTGCTCGGTGCCGGTCTCGACCCGAAGCACGGTTCGCTCGCCGCGGGTCTCTGCCTCGGTTTGATCGCTGTCGCGGTGCCGGTCGGCATCGGTCAACGGGCACTGGTCGGGCTGGGCAAGAACCACGTGTCGATCATCCTGCAGGGTCTGCAGTCGCCGATGGTCCTCGCTGCACTTCTGCTGGCCATCTGGGTCGGCATCGATGCCGGACCGTATGTCGCTGCCGTCGCCTACGCGGCGACCTTCGTTCTGGCGATCGTGTCGACGGTCATCGTCGCGCGGATGTTGCCGGGCAACTTCGGACGTGCGACCCGAGACGCCCCGCGGATCCGGTCGGTGCATGGAGAGAAGGTCTTCGACCAGGCGTGGCCGATGCTGGTGCAGTTGGTTGCGATGCCGATCGCGCTGCAGACCGACCGGCTGATCATCAGCCACGTCAACACGGTGAGTGACCTTGCGTCATACAACCTGGCGTCGCAGATGTTCACACCGGTCGCGCAGGTCGCGAGCGCTGCGGCATACGCGCTCTGGCCGATGTTCGTCCGCGCCCGCACCAGCGACGGCCCGCCTCCTGTGTCACCGCAGAAGACCGCCTGGCAGTTCTGCGGCGCGGCGACCGCGATGTGCCTGCTGATCTGCGCGGTGTCGGGCTGGCTCGCCAATCTCGCCTCCGGCGGCAAGATCAGCCTGTCGCTGTTGCTGATCGCGGTCTTCTCGGTGCTGATGATCCTGCAAGCGGCCAAGAATCCGCTCGGGATGTACATGACCGACGCACCCGGCCTGCGCTTCCAGGCGTACATGGTGATGCTCATGCTCCCGGTCAACCTGGTCATCTCGTGGGTGCTCGCCAAGCCCTGGGGGCCGGCCGGCCCGGTCATGGGCTCGATCGTCGGAGTGCTGCTGTTCCAGGTGCTGGCCAACGCGATCTACGTGCGCCGCGACCTCCGCCGGAGATTCGCATGA
- a CDS encoding glycosyltransferase family 4 protein, translating to MRMPQRPVRRSRRSHGGSGEPSVLIAHPSADLYGADLQLLESVTGLVDAGWRVVVAMPDTGPLQALLEQRGAEVAIARFPVLRRAYASPRGIVHLAGASGRALPALVHLVRSVDPAVIVVNTATLPWWQLLARICRVPVLVHVHEAETEDRWAIRFLLTAPLMLSTSVVVNSRSSAAAACDAVPLLRSRIRLVYNGVLGPDHQLDSAPDGPLRAVVVCRLSPRKAPDVALEAMALVRAAGVDADLEVCGTAFEGYEWFEEQLTSRAEQVPLTGHVIWSGYVSPIWPALQRAHVVLAPSLREPFGNAVVEAQLAGRPVIAAAAHGHLETVEDGETGLLVAPGDAQALADAVVRLDADPQLRLRLAQQGRRSAEARFSVARYRTEFASAVADIARRRVQLTAAEPTTSDPPATRGAATASSHR from the coding sequence ATGAGAATGCCTCAGCGCCCGGTCCGGCGCTCTCGACGAAGTCACGGAGGAAGCGGCGAGCCCAGCGTTCTCATCGCTCATCCGTCCGCCGACCTGTACGGCGCAGACCTCCAATTGCTCGAGTCCGTCACCGGATTGGTCGATGCGGGCTGGCGCGTCGTGGTGGCGATGCCCGACACCGGGCCGTTGCAGGCGCTGCTGGAGCAGCGCGGCGCCGAGGTTGCGATTGCGCGGTTCCCGGTGCTGCGCCGCGCGTACGCCTCACCTCGCGGCATCGTCCACCTGGCCGGGGCCAGTGGCCGCGCGCTCCCGGCGCTGGTGCACCTGGTCCGCAGCGTCGATCCGGCGGTCATCGTCGTCAACACAGCCACCTTGCCGTGGTGGCAACTGCTGGCGCGGATCTGCCGCGTGCCGGTCCTGGTCCACGTACACGAGGCCGAGACCGAGGATCGCTGGGCGATCCGGTTCCTGCTCACTGCGCCGCTGATGCTCTCGACCTCTGTGGTGGTCAACAGCAGGTCGTCGGCCGCGGCGGCGTGCGACGCGGTGCCGCTGCTGCGCTCGCGGATACGGCTGGTCTACAACGGGGTTCTCGGACCTGACCACCAGCTCGACTCCGCTCCCGACGGTCCACTGCGCGCCGTTGTCGTGTGCCGGCTGTCGCCGCGCAAGGCACCGGATGTCGCACTCGAAGCGATGGCGCTGGTGCGTGCGGCGGGCGTCGACGCGGATCTGGAGGTGTGTGGCACGGCGTTCGAGGGCTACGAGTGGTTCGAGGAACAGCTCACCTCACGTGCTGAGCAGGTGCCGTTGACTGGGCACGTCATCTGGTCCGGTTACGTCTCGCCGATCTGGCCCGCGCTGCAACGAGCGCATGTGGTGCTGGCTCCGTCGTTGCGTGAGCCCTTCGGCAATGCCGTCGTGGAGGCACAGCTTGCCGGCCGTCCGGTGATCGCAGCCGCTGCGCACGGACACCTGGAGACGGTCGAGGATGGTGAGACCGGCCTGCTGGTCGCGCCCGGTGATGCGCAAGCACTCGCCGATGCGGTGGTCCGCCTCGATGCCGACCCGCAGCTCAGGCTCCGCCTGGCGCAGCAGGGGCGGCGCAGTGCCGAAGCCCGCTTCTCCGTGGCGCGCTATCGCACCGAGTTCGCCTCAGCTGTTGCTGACATCGCTCGCCGCCGGGTGCAACTCACCGCCGCCGAACCAACCACCTCAGACCCTCCCGCCACACGTGGGGCAGCAACGGCATCGAGTCACCGATGA
- a CDS encoding CDP-alcohol phosphatidyltransferase family protein: MTDTETFIATLQRLRGSQKTAKGAPAYSRFVNRKAGRVLAALSYRAGLTPNQVTGISGVFSLAAIVLIATVHPGVLLGIGVALLLAIGYAFDSADGQLARLRGGGSPVGEWLDHVVDCAKICALHLAVLISFYRFGWPGDDRILLIPLIWTFVGSVSFFVIILNDQIRRSHGTTAEMTTSASVVRSLLVAPTDYGVLLLIFVLYGAGTVFEVIYGLLLLANAAYLVLALHRWFREFSALPAKPAKGH; the protein is encoded by the coding sequence ATGACCGACACCGAAACCTTCATCGCGACGCTGCAACGGCTTCGTGGGTCGCAGAAGACCGCAAAGGGGGCGCCGGCATACTCCCGGTTCGTCAACCGCAAGGCCGGTCGAGTGCTGGCCGCGCTGAGCTACCGGGCCGGGCTGACGCCCAACCAGGTCACCGGCATCAGTGGTGTCTTTTCGCTTGCTGCGATCGTGCTGATCGCGACGGTGCATCCGGGGGTGCTGCTCGGCATCGGCGTCGCGCTGCTGCTCGCGATCGGGTATGCCTTCGACTCCGCTGACGGGCAGTTGGCCCGCTTGCGCGGCGGCGGCAGCCCGGTGGGCGAATGGCTCGACCACGTCGTCGACTGCGCCAAGATCTGTGCATTGCATCTGGCCGTGCTGATCTCGTTCTACCGCTTCGGTTGGCCTGGCGACGATCGCATCCTGCTGATTCCGCTGATCTGGACCTTCGTCGGGTCGGTCAGCTTCTTCGTCATCATCCTCAACGACCAGATCCGGCGGTCCCACGGCACGACGGCCGAGATGACGACCAGCGCGTCGGTCGTACGCAGCCTGCTGGTCGCACCCACCGACTACGGCGTGTTGCTGCTGATCTTCGTGCTGTACGGCGCAGGCACTGTCTTCGAGGTGATCTACGGATTGCTGCTGCTGGCCAACGCCGCGTATCTGGTGCTGGCGCTGCACCGGTGGTTCCGCGAGTTCAGCGCTCTGCCGGCGAAGCCCGCCAAGGGCCACTAG
- a CDS encoding DUF1972 domain-containing protein, giving the protein MRISLVGTRGVPARYGGFETAVDEIGTRLVAQGHEVTVYCRTEPGQERPDEHNGMKLIYLPKLRRRSLETLSHTALSLAHHARHGNADAMIVFNSANSVLLPLTWLRRTPVATHVDGLEWRRGKWGPTGQKYYRVAEALAVRWSDRLIADADGISDYYREEFAADTERIAYGAPILSDLDTDLLEAEGLTKGGYHLVVARFEKENNVLPAVQGYLRSDAKLPLVLVGSAPYASDYTAEIERLAASDPRIRLMGGVWNQDLLDQMYAHAATYIHGHSVGGTNPSLLRAMGAASPVLAYDVCFNREVLGADGQFFDSPDALAALLNAAEQSPQSMQDLGTELQSRVGTMYTWDVVAKLYEALCDDMARGNSQRGRFSGRRRRESTWRH; this is encoded by the coding sequence ATGCGCATCTCACTCGTGGGTACTCGTGGAGTGCCGGCCCGGTATGGCGGCTTCGAGACAGCTGTCGACGAGATCGGCACCCGCCTGGTCGCCCAGGGCCATGAGGTCACGGTGTACTGCCGGACCGAACCGGGCCAGGAGCGCCCGGACGAGCACAACGGCATGAAGCTGATCTACCTGCCCAAGCTCCGGCGGCGTTCGCTGGAGACCCTCAGCCACACCGCCCTGTCGCTGGCGCACCACGCTCGGCACGGCAATGCCGACGCGATGATCGTGTTCAACTCGGCGAACTCGGTACTGCTGCCGCTCACCTGGTTGCGCCGCACCCCTGTCGCGACACACGTCGACGGCTTGGAATGGCGCCGCGGAAAGTGGGGCCCCACCGGCCAGAAGTACTACCGCGTCGCCGAGGCACTGGCCGTGCGCTGGTCGGACCGCCTCATCGCCGACGCCGACGGTATCTCGGACTACTACCGCGAGGAGTTCGCGGCCGACACCGAACGCATCGCGTATGGCGCGCCGATCCTCAGCGACCTCGACACCGATCTGCTGGAGGCCGAGGGCCTCACCAAGGGCGGTTATCACCTCGTTGTCGCGCGCTTCGAGAAGGAGAACAACGTCCTTCCGGCAGTACAGGGCTATCTGCGCAGCGATGCAAAGCTTCCGCTGGTGCTGGTGGGTTCTGCGCCGTACGCCAGCGACTACACCGCCGAGATCGAGCGCCTCGCGGCCAGCGACCCCCGGATCCGCCTCATGGGCGGTGTGTGGAACCAGGACCTGCTGGACCAGATGTACGCCCACGCCGCGACCTACATCCACGGTCACTCCGTCGGCGGCACGAATCCGTCACTGCTGCGCGCGATGGGCGCCGCGAGCCCCGTGCTGGCGTATGACGTGTGCTTCAACCGCGAGGTGCTGGGCGCCGACGGACAGTTCTTCGACTCCCCCGACGCGCTGGCCGCTCTGCTGAATGCTGCCGAGCAGAGCCCACAGTCGATGCAGGACCTCGGCACCGAGCTGCAGAGCCGCGTCGGCACGATGTACACCTGGGACGTCGTCGCCAAGCTGTACGAAGCGCTGTGCGACGACATGGCCCGCGGCAACTCCCAGCGGGGCCGTTTCTCCGGTCGCCGCCGTCGCGAATCCACCTGGCGTCACTGA
- a CDS encoding adenylyltransferase/cytidyltransferase family protein codes for MTKRVGYAPGVYDLFHIGHLNILRRASERCDHLIAGVVSDEMTLMAKGKTPVVPLSERLEIVSHIDFVDEAVAETVPDKLDVWADHPFDVIFKGDDWRGTAKGDRLERKFAKVGVEVFYLPYTAHTSSTHLRSVLGITAS; via the coding sequence GTGACCAAGCGTGTTGGTTATGCACCCGGGGTCTACGACCTTTTTCACATCGGGCATCTGAACATCCTGCGTCGCGCCAGTGAGCGCTGTGACCACCTGATCGCCGGCGTCGTGTCCGACGAGATGACGCTGATGGCGAAGGGCAAGACACCCGTCGTTCCGCTCTCGGAGCGCCTGGAGATCGTCAGCCACATCGACTTCGTGGACGAGGCCGTCGCCGAAACCGTCCCCGACAAGCTCGACGTCTGGGCCGACCACCCGTTCGACGTGATCTTCAAGGGCGACGACTGGCGCGGAACCGCCAAGGGTGACCGCCTCGAACGGAAGTTCGCGAAGGTCGGCGTCGAGGTCTTCTATCTGCCTTACACGGCACACACGTCGAGCACGCACCTGCGGTCGGTGCTCGGCATCACTGCTTCCTGA